One stretch of Amycolatopsis tolypomycina DNA includes these proteins:
- a CDS encoding DUF3093 domain-containing protein translates to MGESAKTAANTAVRHSERLYVPWWGWPLPVLGAILLAAEIDLGYPGIRAWLPYVIALPVVVALLLSLGRSKVRITGGAEPELWVGDAHLPRRFAGEVEIFDKEAKRKALGRDGDPAAYVLHRGWVGPVVKVHLTDENDPTPYWLFSTRHPEKVAELLKSS, encoded by the coding sequence GTGGGTGAATCAGCGAAGACGGCCGCGAACACCGCGGTCCGGCACTCCGAACGGCTGTACGTCCCGTGGTGGGGCTGGCCGCTGCCGGTCCTGGGCGCGATCCTCCTGGCCGCCGAGATCGACCTCGGGTACCCGGGGATCCGGGCGTGGCTGCCGTACGTGATCGCGTTGCCGGTCGTCGTGGCGCTGCTGCTGTCGCTGGGCCGGTCGAAGGTCCGGATCACCGGCGGCGCCGAGCCGGAGCTGTGGGTCGGCGACGCCCACCTGCCGCGGCGGTTCGCCGGCGAGGTGGAGATCTTCGACAAGGAGGCCAAGCGCAAGGCACTGGGCCGCGACGGCGACCCGGCCGCCTACGTGCTGCACCGCGGCTGGGTCGGCCCGGTCGTGAAGGTGCACCTCACCGACGAGAACGACCCCACGCCGTACTGGCTGTTCAGCACCCGGCACCCGGAAAAGGTCGCCGAGCTGCTCAAGAGCTCCTGA
- a CDS encoding inositol monophosphatase family protein, protein MSDVGVDESLLKSVAVQVATEASALVREAWEGMSSGRAVAVGTKSGATDVVTAVDHESERLVRSRLASLRPGEPVLGEEGGGATGDGVTWVVDPIDGTVNFLYGLPWFAVSVAAQVAGESVAGAVVEPASGRVWSAARGQGAFLDGRRLAVSAPARLEVTLVGTGFAYSPSRRVRQSRFAASLLGQVRDIRRNGAASLDLCAVAAGWLDAYVEHGLNRWDWAAGALIAAEAGAEVSLPGTAPELGADATYAAAPSIADPLRKALADCGAAEV, encoded by the coding sequence ATGTCGGACGTGGGAGTTGACGAGTCGTTGCTGAAAAGCGTCGCGGTGCAGGTCGCGACGGAGGCCTCCGCCCTGGTCCGCGAGGCCTGGGAGGGGATGTCGTCCGGTCGCGCGGTCGCCGTCGGGACCAAGTCCGGCGCCACCGACGTGGTGACCGCGGTGGACCACGAGTCGGAGCGGCTGGTGCGGTCGCGGCTGGCTTCGCTGCGGCCCGGCGAGCCGGTGCTGGGCGAGGAAGGCGGCGGCGCCACGGGCGACGGCGTGACGTGGGTGGTCGACCCGATCGACGGGACGGTCAACTTCCTCTACGGGCTCCCGTGGTTCGCGGTCTCGGTGGCGGCCCAGGTCGCCGGCGAGTCGGTGGCGGGCGCGGTGGTCGAGCCGGCGAGCGGCCGGGTCTGGTCGGCGGCCCGCGGCCAGGGCGCGTTCCTGGACGGACGGCGCCTGGCGGTGTCGGCACCGGCGCGGCTGGAGGTGACGTTGGTCGGAACCGGTTTCGCGTACTCGCCTTCGCGGCGGGTGCGGCAGTCGCGCTTCGCGGCGTCGCTGCTCGGGCAGGTGCGGGACATCCGCCGCAACGGGGCGGCGTCCCTGGACCTGTGCGCGGTGGCGGCGGGCTGGCTGGACGCGTACGTGGAGCACGGGCTCAACCGCTGGGACTGGGCGGCGGGAGCGCTGATCGCGGCGGAGGCGGGCGCGGAGGTGTCCCTGCCGGGAACGGCACCGGAGCTGGGCGCGGACGCGACGTACGCGGCGGCGCCGTCGATCGCGGACCCGCTGCGCAAGGCGCTGGCGGACTGCGGGGCGGCGGAGGTGTGA
- the ppgK gene encoding polyphosphate--glucose phosphotransferase produces the protein MVEATRRGFGIDIGGSGIKGALVDLDKGQLIGDRIRIETPKPSTPSAVADVVHDIVTQAGWDGPVGVTLPAVVKKGVAHTAANIDKQWIGTDADALFAKRLGRSVDQVAMLNDADAAGMAEIRFGDPVARTGVTALLTFGTGIGSAVFQDGKLVPNTEFGHLEIDGHDAEKRAAASVKDNEGLSYPEWSKRVHRYLTVLENLIWPDLFIVGGGVSKKAEKWVPLLDIRTPVLVASLQNNAGIVGAAAAAAEGIQH, from the coding sequence GTGGTGGAGGCGACCCGCCGAGGTTTCGGCATCGACATCGGCGGCAGCGGGATCAAGGGCGCCTTGGTCGACCTGGACAAGGGACAGCTCATCGGTGACCGCATCCGGATCGAAACGCCGAAGCCGTCCACGCCGTCGGCGGTGGCGGACGTCGTGCACGACATCGTCACGCAGGCGGGCTGGGACGGCCCGGTCGGCGTCACGCTGCCGGCGGTCGTCAAGAAGGGCGTCGCGCACACCGCGGCCAACATCGACAAGCAGTGGATCGGCACCGACGCCGACGCGCTGTTCGCCAAGCGGCTCGGCCGCAGCGTCGACCAGGTCGCGATGCTCAACGACGCCGACGCGGCCGGCATGGCGGAGATCCGCTTCGGCGACCCGGTCGCGCGCACGGGCGTGACCGCGCTGCTCACCTTCGGCACCGGCATCGGCAGCGCGGTGTTCCAGGACGGCAAGCTCGTCCCCAACACCGAATTCGGCCACCTCGAGATCGACGGCCACGACGCCGAGAAGCGCGCGGCCGCTTCGGTGAAGGACAACGAGGGGCTCTCCTACCCCGAATGGTCCAAGCGCGTGCACCGTTACCTGACCGTGCTGGAGAACCTGATCTGGCCCGATCTGTTCATCGTCGGCGGCGGGGTCAGCAAGAAGGCCGAGAAATGGGTGCCGCTGCTGGACATCCGCACTCCGGTGCTGGTGGCGAGCCTGCAGAACAACGCCGGCATCGTCGGCGCCGCGGCCGCCGCGGCGGAGGGCATCCAGCACTGA
- a CDS encoding RNA polymerase sigma factor — MAAARTATRGGTKTATAAGEPAEEAATGTAKPAARKTTTAKKAPAKKAPAKKAATKGAKTEDGEPDGPVDLEDDVELDSPDLSDLEEVEVDVVDETVNDEPDTDSADDDDDDEESDEETPAQRRRGAAADKAKSGSDNPDFVWDEEESEALRQARKDAELTASADSVRAYLKQIGKVALLNAEEEVELAKRIEAGLYAAERVRTAEEEGEKLVTQMRRDLKWIVRDGERAKNHLLEANLRLVVSLAKRYTGRGMAFLDLIQEGNLGLIRAVEKFDYTKGYKFSTYATWWIRQAITRAMADQARTIRIPVHMVEIINKLGRIQRELLQDLGREPTPEELAKEMDISPEKVLEIQQYAREPISLDQTIGDEGDSQLGDFIEDSEAVVAVDAVSFTLLQDQLQSVLQTLSEREAGVVRLRFGLTDGQPRTLDEIGQVYGVTRERIRQIESKTMSKLRHPSRSQVLRDYLD, encoded by the coding sequence GTGGCAGCCGCAAGAACCGCAACCCGAGGCGGGACGAAGACCGCGACCGCAGCCGGCGAGCCGGCCGAAGAGGCAGCCACCGGGACGGCGAAGCCGGCGGCCCGCAAGACCACCACCGCCAAGAAGGCGCCGGCCAAGAAGGCACCGGCGAAGAAGGCCGCGACCAAGGGCGCGAAGACCGAAGACGGCGAGCCCGACGGTCCCGTCGACCTCGAGGACGACGTCGAACTGGACTCGCCCGACCTGTCGGACCTGGAAGAGGTCGAGGTCGACGTCGTCGACGAAACGGTCAACGACGAGCCGGACACCGACTCGGCCGACGACGACGATGACGACGAGGAGTCGGACGAGGAGACCCCGGCGCAGCGTCGCCGCGGCGCCGCGGCCGACAAGGCCAAGAGCGGCTCCGACAACCCGGACTTCGTCTGGGACGAGGAGGAGTCCGAGGCGCTGCGCCAGGCGCGCAAGGACGCCGAGCTCACCGCCTCCGCCGACTCCGTGCGTGCCTACCTCAAGCAGATCGGCAAGGTCGCGCTGCTGAACGCGGAGGAGGAGGTGGAGCTGGCCAAGCGGATCGAGGCCGGGCTCTACGCCGCCGAGCGCGTGCGCACCGCCGAGGAGGAGGGCGAGAAGCTCGTCACGCAGATGCGCCGCGATCTCAAGTGGATCGTGCGTGACGGCGAGCGCGCCAAGAACCACCTGCTCGAGGCGAACCTCCGCCTGGTCGTGTCGCTGGCCAAGCGCTACACCGGCCGTGGCATGGCGTTCCTGGACCTGATCCAGGAGGGCAACCTCGGCCTGATCCGCGCGGTGGAGAAGTTCGACTACACCAAGGGCTACAAGTTCTCGACGTACGCCACGTGGTGGATCCGCCAGGCGATCACCCGCGCGATGGCCGACCAGGCCCGCACCATCCGCATCCCGGTGCACATGGTCGAGATCATCAACAAGCTGGGCCGCATACAGCGTGAACTCCTCCAGGACCTCGGCCGCGAGCCGACCCCGGAAGAGCTCGCGAAGGAAATGGACATCTCCCCGGAGAAGGTCCTCGAGATCCAGCAGTACGCGCGCGAACCGATCTCGCTCGACCAGACGATCGGCGACGAGGGCGACAGCCAGCTCGGTGACTTCATCGAAGACTCCGAAGCGGTCGTCGCGGTCGACGCGGTGTCGTTCACGCTGCTGCAGGACCAGCTCCAGTCGGTGCTGCAGACGCTGTCCGAGCGCGAGGCGGGCGTGGTCCGGCTGCGCTTCGGCCTCACCGACGGCCAGCCGCGCACGCTCGACGAGATCGGCCAGGTGTACGGGGTCACCCGGGAGCGCATCCGGCAGATCGAGTCGAAGACGATGTCGAAGCTGCGCCACCCGTCGCGGTCCCAGGTCCTGCGGGACTACCTGGACTGA
- a CDS encoding DUF4193 domain-containing protein: MATDYDAPRRSEADELAEDSLEELKARRNENQSGVVDVDEDATAENFELPGADLSGLSGEDMTVKVVPKQADEFTCSVCFLVHHRSRLAEDNGGRLICRDCA; encoded by the coding sequence ATGGCTACCGACTACGACGCTCCGCGCCGCAGCGAAGCCGACGAGCTGGCCGAAGACTCGTTGGAGGAGCTCAAGGCCCGGCGGAACGAGAACCAGTCCGGCGTCGTCGACGTCGACGAGGACGCGACCGCCGAGAACTTCGAGCTGCCGGGTGCCGACCTCTCCGGGCTTTCCGGTGAGGACATGACCGTGAAGGTGGTGCCGAAGCAGGCGGACGAGTTCACCTGCTCCGTGTGCTTCCTGGTGCACCACCGCAGCCGGCTGGCCGAGGACAACGGCGGACGCCTGATCTGCCGCGACTGCGCCTGA
- the cei gene encoding envelope integrity protein Cei: MASGNGIGDRGARPYRKHKPLPALIVIGVLALGAIVVWVNAAIGKGDIDEAVKCDPPASPPPGVTFSTLPHNALDDRTPVSPDKIAYRVLNASGSRGQGGITTTTLRELGFTGAAEPANDPAYDGREAKCRGQIRFGENGVTAARTLSLVVPCAELVQDNRKDASVDVVTGTLFGDLRPRPEARQIITQLADWSKAHQGGGGNEQSAGAKAPVVDQTLLASARDVEC; this comes from the coding sequence GTGGCGTCGGGGAACGGCATCGGGGACCGTGGGGCGCGGCCGTATCGCAAGCACAAGCCGCTGCCGGCGCTGATCGTCATCGGCGTGCTCGCCCTCGGCGCGATCGTCGTCTGGGTGAACGCGGCGATCGGCAAGGGCGACATCGACGAGGCCGTCAAGTGCGACCCGCCCGCGAGCCCGCCACCGGGCGTCACGTTCAGCACCCTCCCCCACAACGCGCTCGACGACCGCACACCCGTGTCGCCGGACAAGATCGCCTACCGGGTCCTCAACGCCTCGGGCAGCCGCGGCCAGGGCGGCATCACCACGACAACGCTGCGCGAGCTCGGCTTCACCGGCGCCGCGGAGCCGGCCAACGACCCGGCCTACGACGGTCGCGAGGCCAAGTGCCGCGGCCAGATCCGGTTCGGCGAGAACGGCGTGACGGCGGCCCGGACGCTGAGCCTGGTGGTGCCCTGCGCCGAGCTGGTGCAGGACAACCGCAAGGACGCCAGCGTCGACGTGGTGACGGGCACGCTCTTCGGCGACCTGCGGCCGCGCCCCGAGGCCCGCCAGATCATCACCCAGCTCGCGGACTGGTCGAAGGCCCACCAGGGCGGCGGCGGCAACGAGCAGTCCGCGGGCGCGAAGGCCCCGGTGGTCGACCAGACGCTGCTCGCCTCGGCCCGCGACGTGGAGTGCTGA